Proteins encoded by one window of Vampirovibrionales bacterium:
- a CDS encoding glycosyltransferase family 39 protein, with product MLALFAPATFFRRRLSAPGRRTPQARFWLIVIALTLLAGGLRLWGVESRSLWQDEVFTASSATGNRLFEATILPDAYRLDPPDASAPAYYRHLAMGWRPWSAFVDGIAHNVQTPLYPTLMRLWMRLFGPDPVRARFFSVLCGILCIPAMAWLGRLAGGNRLGLAACAILTLSGFQIIYSQTARLYPLLTLLVLLGAALTLVIAQRCQRDSAVARIKWGTWAIWAALQVAGLYTHYFYVFALAFQILWLWRATRDDRRARIALIGACAATAAAAACWAPMWLRQQAFLANIGHGSLSGLWRPLTLIERLWKLGAELVSPKSVWIQLWVSAIVLASGAFACWGRLRKQPLAQILQNTPAWLRFSALWLACVVGGLLAVDLISNTHRIFSSRYLILASPALYLLIAGATLSLPRRAARVAGVTLAALMALNAGAVLSGEKFLRKEDYRGAGQYIARHRASGDITLACHSAVHAAGLAYYLPESMPLAGVSRRNAGVDWPPEALQERLKTLLKGRSGAFLALCHCRPALAERLRRGIEAQGFRLADRVTLSSMQALRYVRVPSTSGSDYRRRETPRSDRP from the coding sequence TTGTTAGCGCTTTTCGCCCCCGCGACTTTTTTTCGGCGCCGCCTCAGCGCCCCCGGACGCCGGACGCCGCAGGCGCGATTCTGGCTGATCGTAATCGCCCTTACGCTGCTGGCGGGGGGCTTACGCCTGTGGGGCGTTGAATCGCGAAGCCTGTGGCAAGACGAAGTGTTTACCGCCTCTTCGGCCACCGGCAACCGGCTGTTTGAGGCGACGATTCTGCCAGACGCCTATCGTCTGGATCCGCCAGACGCCAGCGCCCCGGCGTATTATCGACATCTGGCGATGGGCTGGCGGCCTTGGAGCGCCTTTGTCGACGGGATTGCGCATAACGTTCAGACGCCGCTGTATCCCACGCTGATGCGTCTGTGGATGCGCCTCTTCGGACCGGACCCGGTGCGGGCGCGCTTTTTCTCGGTTCTCTGCGGGATTCTCTGTATCCCGGCCATGGCATGGCTGGGCCGTCTGGCAGGCGGAAATCGCTTGGGGCTGGCGGCCTGCGCGATTCTAACGCTGTCTGGCTTTCAGATTATCTACAGTCAGACGGCGCGCCTGTACCCGCTGCTGACGCTTCTCGTCCTGCTGGGCGCCGCGCTGACGCTGGTAATCGCGCAGCGATGCCAGCGAGATTCGGCCGTTGCGCGTATTAAATGGGGGACATGGGCGATTTGGGCCGCGCTGCAGGTCGCAGGCCTCTACACGCATTATTTTTACGTCTTTGCGCTGGCGTTTCAGATCCTCTGGCTCTGGAGGGCCACTCGCGACGACCGGCGCGCGCGAATCGCCCTGATAGGCGCTTGCGCAGCCACGGCGGCGGCTGCCGCCTGCTGGGCCCCGATGTGGCTGCGTCAGCAAGCATTTCTGGCGAACATTGGCCACGGGTCGCTGAGCGGACTCTGGCGGCCGCTGACGCTGATCGAGCGCTTGTGGAAACTGGGCGCCGAACTCGTCAGCCCCAAATCTGTGTGGATTCAGCTCTGGGTCAGCGCCATCGTCCTCGCTTCCGGCGCGTTTGCCTGCTGGGGCCGCTTGCGCAAGCAGCCGCTGGCGCAAATCCTGCAGAATACGCCCGCCTGGCTGCGGTTTTCGGCTCTCTGGCTGGCGTGCGTCGTCGGCGGCCTGCTGGCGGTGGATCTAATCAGCAACACCCACCGGATTTTTTCCAGCCGTTATTTGATTCTGGCCTCGCCTGCGCTGTATCTGCTCATTGCAGGGGCGACGCTCTCGCTGCCCAGACGCGCGGCGCGAGTCGCGGGCGTGACGCTGGCGGCCCTGATGGCCCTGAACGCCGGCGCCGTCCTCAGCGGCGAGAAATTCCTGCGCAAGGAAGACTATCGCGGCGCCGGGCAGTATATTGCGCGCCATCGCGCCTCGGGCGATATCACGCTGGCGTGTCACAGCGCCGTGCACGCCGCAGGTCTGGCGTACTATCTGCCCGAGTCCATGCCGCTGGCAGGCGTCAGCCGCCGTAACGCCGGAGTGGACTGGCCGCCAGAAGCCCTGCAGGAACGTCTCAAAACACTGCTAAAAGGGCGATCCGGCGCATTTCTGGCGTTGTGTCACTGCCGCCCTGCGCTGGCTGAGCGCCTGCGGCGCGGCATCGAAGCTCAGGGCTTTCGCCTTGCCGATCGCGTCACGCTCAGTAGTATGCAAGCGCTTCGTTATGTTCGCGTCCCTTCGACTTCGGGGTCCGACTATCGACGTCGCGAAACACCCCGCTCAGACCGGCCTTGA